ACGCCGGGCTCGAAGGTGTCGGAGTTCTCGATGACGCCGGCGGCGTGGATACCGCTCTCGTGGGAGAACGCGTTGGACCCGACCACGGGCTTGTTGGCCGGCACCTCGATGCCGGACTTCTCCTCGATGGTCGCGGACAGCTCCGTGATGCGGGTGGTGTCGATCCCCGTATCCACGTCGTACAGCGACTCGACGGCCATCACGACCTCCTCGTAGGCCGCGTTGCCGGCGCGCTCGCCGATGCCGTTGACGCTGACCTGGGCCTGGGCCGCCCCGGCCTCGTAGCCGGAGATGGCGTTGGCCGCGGCCAGCCCGAAGTCGTCGTGGGTGTGGACGTCGATGCGCGCGTCGGTCTCGGCGTCGACTATCTCGATGAGGTCGTAGAAACGACGCGGCGTGGCGACGCCGCAGGTGTCGGGGATGTTGATCCAGTCGACGCCGACCTCGCTGACGGCCTCGATGACCTCGACGAGGAAGTCCTCGTCGGTGCGGGTGGCGTCCATCGGTGAGAACATGCACTCGACGCCGGCCTCCTTGACGCGCTCGACCGACTCGACCGCGCTTTCGAGGGCCTCCTGCCGCGTCGCGTGCATGGAGTCCTCGAGCTGGACGTCGCTCGTCGAGACGAACGTGTGCACCAGGTCCACGCCCGAGTCGAGCGCGGCCTCGATGTCCTTCTCGACGACGCGCGCCAGCCCGCAGACCTCCACCGAACTGGCCTCGGCGATGTCCCGGACGGCCTCGAACTCCGCGTCCGAGTTGACCGGGAACCCCGCCTCTATGACGTGGGTCCCCATGTCGTCCAGAATCGCCGCTATCTCTCGTTTGTCTTCGTAACTGAACGACGTGCGTGGCGACTGCTCGCCGTCCCGCAGCGTCGTGTCGAAAATGCGTGCTTCTGAAATTTCAGAAGTGGAATCCAGTGTGCCCTGGAAGAACTCGATCCGCCGGGGATCCCGACGCGCCCTCTGTATCGTTGGACATAGTCACCCGAATGACTGGTTCCCTCGTAGTTAAAGGTGTCTATCGGTGCGGCGCCGTGACAGCTGTTGGCAGTGCGAGCTGCAGACGCCGGTCGTCGCCCGGTCGGGAGAACGCCAGGGGAGGACGTCACGGGCCGCTGAATGCAGTCGAAGCGAGGATTTTTCTCGGTCGACAGTGAGTACCCGCGTATGTCCGACTTCGAGGGGTTGGATCTGCAGGCGGTGGAGGACAGGATCGACGAGGGCGACGGCGTCTGCGACCGGATCGTGCTGGGCGTGCTCGACGGATCGACACAGCCCGAGGAGTGGCTCGAAGCGATCGCGACCGGCGCCACCCTCGTGTTGAACGTCGAGGGCGACCTCAACGAGCTGGCCGCCGGCTTCGCGCGGGACGTCCGCGACGAGGGCGGCGAGCTGATGCACTTCCGCGGGTTCCTGATCGCGACGCCGCCTGGCGTCGAGATCGACGCCGACAGGCTGGGCGACTGAACGGCCCCGTCCGGACGAAGCCGCCGATCACGCACAGAGCGTCAGGTAGTGGCCGTCGGGGTCCCGAATCCGGACGCCGTCGTCAGTCTCCCAGACGGCGAGGGCGTCCCCGCGGACCTGATCGGCCAGTTCTGCGGGCTCGTCGGCCGCGATGCCCCAGTCGACGTGAACGCCGCCGCGCGCGTCGGCCAGGCCGAGGTGGGGTTCCCACAGTTCCAGGTCCACGTCGCCGGCCGTCAGGCGGACGCGGCGACGCCGGTCGCCGCGGTCGATCACGTCGCACCCCAGCGCCGAGTAGAAGGCCGTCGCCGCGTCGAGGTCCTCGACCTCCAGCACGACCTCGAACAGGCTGGTGATGCCGCCCTCGCCGCCCGCGCCGCTCCCGTCGCCGTCAGTCCCGGCGTCGTCCGCCTCGCCGAGTTCGACGCAGTTGCCGTCGGGGTCGTACAGGTACAGCGAGCGCGCATCGCCGAAGCGGTGTTCCGTCAGGTCGAACGGACCGTCGAGTCGCTCGTACCAGTCGTCGTACGCCGAGGCGGGGACCGAGAGGGCGTAGTGGACGTGCAAGCCGCCCCGCGGAACCGCACCGGGCGCCCTGAGGCGGAGGCGCGCCTCGCCCGTCGGGTAGACTACCTCGTCGTCGGACTCGCGCTCGGGTTCCAGCCCGAGGTGGGTCTCGTAGAAGGACCGCGCCCGGTCGAGGTACTTCGCTTCCAGGGTCAGCCAGCGCGGGCGGCCGAGCATGGCGGGGGTTCGCCCGGCGGTCGGAAAGGCGTTCGGCCAGCGGGCAGCAAGTCGTTCGCCCGGCGTCGAGCAGCGGGTGAGACGCTGTGCTGGTATCCGTTTTATGGGACCGTCGGCCGTACGTCGTGATATGGCTATGAAAGGTTCCGGCCGGGCGAGGAACTGGCAGGAGATCGACCGCTGGGACGGGGGCGTGGGCTGGATCGCCTACCCGGAGGAGGCGATGCAGCGGGCCAGCCACGCGCTGGCCGTCGACGGCGAGGTGTGGGTCGTGGACCCGGTCGACGCCCCGGGACTGGACGACCTGCTGGCGGAGTTCGGCGAGGTGGCCGGCGTCGTCGTCCTCCTCGACCGACACACGCGCGACGCGGGCGCTGTCGCCCGGCGCCACGGGGTCTCCGTTCACGTCCCCCACTGGATGACCGGGGTTCAGGGCGACATCGGCGCGCCCGTCGAGCGGGTCCGCACGGAACTGGGGTCGACGGGCTACGGCGTCCACAAGATCGTGGACAACCCCGTCTGGCAGGAGGCGGCGCTGTACGGCGAGGACACCGGTACCCTCGTGGTCCCGGAGTCGGTCGGCACGGCCGACTTCTTCCTGGCCGGTGACGAGCGCCTCGGCGTCCACCCCGCGCTCCGGCTGTTCCCGCCGAAGCGGCTGGGCCGGCTCTCCCCCGAGCGGATCTACGTGGGCCACGGGACCGGCATCGACGAGGGTGCGACGGAGGCGCTCGACGACGCCCTGAAGCACGCCCGGTCGCGGGCGCCGTCGCTGTACGCCGAGACGGTCCGGGAGTACCTGCTGTCCTGAGCGCCCGCGGTCGAGCGCTCCGCAGTCGAGCGGTGGCGCCGCACTGCCGGGCGGTACGACGAAGGTCGGCTCCGGCGACGCTATTATGCTCCGGCAGTGCGAACAGTCGTCGTGGTCTACGCGACGCGCGGCCTCGTCGACACGCTGCTGCGGATGGCCAGTGACGCGGACCCGGAGTCCGTGACGATCCCGGTGGCCGTCACGCGCGCCGGTGAACTCCCCGACGCCGGCCTTCAGGACGACGTTCCCGTGTTCACGCACTTCTACATGCCCGGGGCGGGGAACTCGGTCGGGGCCGTCTTCGGGATGGACCTGGGAACGCCGGCCGGCCAGACGCAGGGCCGGTTCGTCTCCCACCCGTCGGGTCACCTCGGCGTCACCGAGGAGGACGACCTCCACGAGGTGGTGTTCGTCGCGGCCCCGCCG
This genomic interval from Halomicrobium urmianum contains the following:
- a CDS encoding LeuA family protein; translation: MQRARRDPRRIEFFQGTLDSTSEISEARIFDTTLRDGEQSPRTSFSYEDKREIAAILDDMGTHVIEAGFPVNSDAEFEAVRDIAEASSVEVCGLARVVEKDIEAALDSGVDLVHTFVSTSDVQLEDSMHATRQEALESAVESVERVKEAGVECMFSPMDATRTDEDFLVEVIEAVSEVGVDWINIPDTCGVATPRRFYDLIEIVDAETDARIDVHTHDDFGLAAANAISGYEAGAAQAQVSVNGIGERAGNAAYEEVVMAVESLYDVDTGIDTTRITELSATIEEKSGIEVPANKPVVGSNAFSHESGIHAAGVIENSDTFEPGVMTPEMVGAERQLVLGKHTGQHSVRERLVDAGYDPTDEQVREVTRRVKDFGAEKKRVTMEELERFAEGVGVPQTEEEVRV
- a CDS encoding DUF5779 family protein — encoded protein: MSDFEGLDLQAVEDRIDEGDGVCDRIVLGVLDGSTQPEEWLEAIATGATLVLNVEGDLNELAAGFARDVRDEGGELMHFRGFLIATPPGVEIDADRLGD
- a CDS encoding VOC family protein; the encoded protein is MLGRPRWLTLEAKYLDRARSFYETHLGLEPERESDDEVVYPTGEARLRLRAPGAVPRGGLHVHYALSVPASAYDDWYERLDGPFDLTEHRFGDARSLYLYDPDGNCVELGEADDAGTDGDGSGAGGEGGITSLFEVVLEVEDLDAATAFYSALGCDVIDRGDRRRRVRLTAGDVDLELWEPHLGLADARGGVHVDWGIAADEPAELADQVRGDALAVWETDDGVRIRDPDGHYLTLCA